One region of Anser cygnoides isolate HZ-2024a breed goose chromosome 22, Taihu_goose_T2T_genome, whole genome shotgun sequence genomic DNA includes:
- the STRADA gene encoding STE20-related kinase adapter protein alpha isoform X3 → MSNFLPDSSCYELLTIIGRGFEDLMVVNLARYKPSGEYVTVRRVNLEACTNEMVTFLQGELHVSKLFNHPNIVPYKATFIADNELWVVTSFMAYGSAKDLICTHFMDGMSELAIAYILQGVLKALDYIHHMGYVHRSVKASHILISVDGKVYLSGLRSNLSMINHGQRLKVVHDFPKYSIKVLPWLSPEVLQQNLQGYDAKSDIYSIGITACELANGHVPFKDMPSTQMLLEKLNGTVPCLLDTTTIPADELTMKTSRSSANYGLGESMAISNVRAANGESALHPYLRTFSACFHNFVGQCLQRNPDFRPSAGALLNHPFFKQIKRRASEALPELLRPVTPITNFEGTRPQDPSGIFGLVSNLEQLDVDDWEF, encoded by the exons ATGAGCAACTTCCTACCAGACAGCAGCTGCTACGAGTTGCTCACTATCATAG gCAGAGGCTTTGAAGACTTGATGGTTGTGAACCTGGCCAGGTATAAACCCTCAGGGGAGTATGTCACTGTCAGAAGAGTTAACTTGGAAGCCTGCACCAATGAAATGGTCACGTTCTTGCAG gGGGAACTTCATGTTTCCAAGCTCTTCAACCACCCTAACATTGTGCCATACAAAGCAACTTTCATAGCAGACAATGAGCTGTGGGTGGTAACATCTTTCATGGCCTATG gttCTGCAAAAGATTTAATCTGTACCCATTTTATGGATGGGATGAGTGAATTGGCGATTGCATATATCCTCCAAGGAGTACTGAAAGCACTTGACTACATCCACCATATGGGCTATGTACAtag gAGTGTGAAAGCCAGCCATATCCTGATTTCCGTAGATGGGAAGGTGTACCTCTCTGGCCTGCGAAGTAATCTGAGTATGATTAACCACGGGCAGCGACTCAAAGTTGTTCATGACTTCCCCAAATACAGCATCAAAGTCCTACCTTGGCTCAGTCCTGAAGTCTTGCAGCAG aatCTCCAGGGTTACGATGCAAAGTCTGACATTTACAGCATAGGGATAACAGCCTGCGAGCTGGCAAACGGACACGTACCATTTAAAGACATGCCTTCCACTCAG ATGCTCTTGGAAAAGCTGAACGGAACTGTTCCCTGCCTGCTAGACACCACCACTATCCCTGCTGACGAGCTGACTATGAAAACCTCGCGTTCAAGCGCTAACTATGGGCTGGGCGAGAGCATGGCCATTAGCAACGTGAGAGCAGCCAACGGCGAGTCAGCCCTGCACCCTTACCTGCGGACCTTCTCCGCCTGCTTCCACAACTTTGTAGGGCAGTGCCTGCAGCGGAACCCGGACTTCAG GCCCAGTGCAGGCGCTCTCCTCAATCATCCCTTTTTCAAACAG ATCAAGCGTCGTGCTTCTGAAGCACTCCCTGAACTTCTGCGCCCCGTCACCCCAATCACCAATTTTGAAGGAACACGGCCCCAGGATCCCAGTGGCATTTTTGGGCTGGTGTCAAACCTGGAGCAGCTAGACGTGGATGACTGGGAGTTCTAG
- the STRADA gene encoding STE20-related kinase adapter protein alpha isoform X1, whose protein sequence is MSFLVSKPERLRRWVSEKFIVEGLREFELFGEQPPGDSRRKTNEASSESIASSPKRDTMSNFLPDSSCYELLTIIGRGFEDLMVVNLARYKPSGEYVTVRRVNLEACTNEMVTFLQGELHVSKLFNHPNIVPYKATFIADNELWVVTSFMAYGSAKDLICTHFMDGMSELAIAYILQGVLKALDYIHHMGYVHRSVKASHILISVDGKVYLSGLRSNLSMINHGQRLKVVHDFPKYSIKVLPWLSPEVLQQNLQGYDAKSDIYSIGITACELANGHVPFKDMPSTQMLLEKLNGTVPCLLDTTTIPADELTMKTSRSSANYGLGESMAISNVRAANGESALHPYLRTFSACFHNFVGQCLQRNPDFRPSAGALLNHPFFKQIKRRASEALPELLRPVTPITNFEGTRPQDPSGIFGLVSNLEQLDVDDWEF, encoded by the exons acAAATGAGGCGAGCTCCGAGTCGATAGCTTCTTCCCCTAAAAGGGACACCATGAGCAACTTCCTACCAGACAGCAGCTGCTACGAGTTGCTCACTATCATAG gCAGAGGCTTTGAAGACTTGATGGTTGTGAACCTGGCCAGGTATAAACCCTCAGGGGAGTATGTCACTGTCAGAAGAGTTAACTTGGAAGCCTGCACCAATGAAATGGTCACGTTCTTGCAG gGGGAACTTCATGTTTCCAAGCTCTTCAACCACCCTAACATTGTGCCATACAAAGCAACTTTCATAGCAGACAATGAGCTGTGGGTGGTAACATCTTTCATGGCCTATG gttCTGCAAAAGATTTAATCTGTACCCATTTTATGGATGGGATGAGTGAATTGGCGATTGCATATATCCTCCAAGGAGTACTGAAAGCACTTGACTACATCCACCATATGGGCTATGTACAtag gAGTGTGAAAGCCAGCCATATCCTGATTTCCGTAGATGGGAAGGTGTACCTCTCTGGCCTGCGAAGTAATCTGAGTATGATTAACCACGGGCAGCGACTCAAAGTTGTTCATGACTTCCCCAAATACAGCATCAAAGTCCTACCTTGGCTCAGTCCTGAAGTCTTGCAGCAG aatCTCCAGGGTTACGATGCAAAGTCTGACATTTACAGCATAGGGATAACAGCCTGCGAGCTGGCAAACGGACACGTACCATTTAAAGACATGCCTTCCACTCAG ATGCTCTTGGAAAAGCTGAACGGAACTGTTCCCTGCCTGCTAGACACCACCACTATCCCTGCTGACGAGCTGACTATGAAAACCTCGCGTTCAAGCGCTAACTATGGGCTGGGCGAGAGCATGGCCATTAGCAACGTGAGAGCAGCCAACGGCGAGTCAGCCCTGCACCCTTACCTGCGGACCTTCTCCGCCTGCTTCCACAACTTTGTAGGGCAGTGCCTGCAGCGGAACCCGGACTTCAG GCCCAGTGCAGGCGCTCTCCTCAATCATCCCTTTTTCAAACAG ATCAAGCGTCGTGCTTCTGAAGCACTCCCTGAACTTCTGCGCCCCGTCACCCCAATCACCAATTTTGAAGGAACACGGCCCCAGGATCCCAGTGGCATTTTTGGGCTGGTGTCAAACCTGGAGCAGCTAGACGTGGATGACTGGGAGTTCTAG
- the STRADA gene encoding STE20-related kinase adapter protein alpha isoform X2 codes for MSFLRWVSEKFIVEGLREFELFGEQPPGDSRRKTNEASSESIASSPKRDTMSNFLPDSSCYELLTIIGRGFEDLMVVNLARYKPSGEYVTVRRVNLEACTNEMVTFLQGELHVSKLFNHPNIVPYKATFIADNELWVVTSFMAYGSAKDLICTHFMDGMSELAIAYILQGVLKALDYIHHMGYVHRSVKASHILISVDGKVYLSGLRSNLSMINHGQRLKVVHDFPKYSIKVLPWLSPEVLQQNLQGYDAKSDIYSIGITACELANGHVPFKDMPSTQMLLEKLNGTVPCLLDTTTIPADELTMKTSRSSANYGLGESMAISNVRAANGESALHPYLRTFSACFHNFVGQCLQRNPDFRPSAGALLNHPFFKQIKRRASEALPELLRPVTPITNFEGTRPQDPSGIFGLVSNLEQLDVDDWEF; via the exons acAAATGAGGCGAGCTCCGAGTCGATAGCTTCTTCCCCTAAAAGGGACACCATGAGCAACTTCCTACCAGACAGCAGCTGCTACGAGTTGCTCACTATCATAG gCAGAGGCTTTGAAGACTTGATGGTTGTGAACCTGGCCAGGTATAAACCCTCAGGGGAGTATGTCACTGTCAGAAGAGTTAACTTGGAAGCCTGCACCAATGAAATGGTCACGTTCTTGCAG gGGGAACTTCATGTTTCCAAGCTCTTCAACCACCCTAACATTGTGCCATACAAAGCAACTTTCATAGCAGACAATGAGCTGTGGGTGGTAACATCTTTCATGGCCTATG gttCTGCAAAAGATTTAATCTGTACCCATTTTATGGATGGGATGAGTGAATTGGCGATTGCATATATCCTCCAAGGAGTACTGAAAGCACTTGACTACATCCACCATATGGGCTATGTACAtag gAGTGTGAAAGCCAGCCATATCCTGATTTCCGTAGATGGGAAGGTGTACCTCTCTGGCCTGCGAAGTAATCTGAGTATGATTAACCACGGGCAGCGACTCAAAGTTGTTCATGACTTCCCCAAATACAGCATCAAAGTCCTACCTTGGCTCAGTCCTGAAGTCTTGCAGCAG aatCTCCAGGGTTACGATGCAAAGTCTGACATTTACAGCATAGGGATAACAGCCTGCGAGCTGGCAAACGGACACGTACCATTTAAAGACATGCCTTCCACTCAG ATGCTCTTGGAAAAGCTGAACGGAACTGTTCCCTGCCTGCTAGACACCACCACTATCCCTGCTGACGAGCTGACTATGAAAACCTCGCGTTCAAGCGCTAACTATGGGCTGGGCGAGAGCATGGCCATTAGCAACGTGAGAGCAGCCAACGGCGAGTCAGCCCTGCACCCTTACCTGCGGACCTTCTCCGCCTGCTTCCACAACTTTGTAGGGCAGTGCCTGCAGCGGAACCCGGACTTCAG GCCCAGTGCAGGCGCTCTCCTCAATCATCCCTTTTTCAAACAG ATCAAGCGTCGTGCTTCTGAAGCACTCCCTGAACTTCTGCGCCCCGTCACCCCAATCACCAATTTTGAAGGAACACGGCCCCAGGATCCCAGTGGCATTTTTGGGCTGGTGTCAAACCTGGAGCAGCTAGACGTGGATGACTGGGAGTTCTAG